A genomic region of Cannabis sativa cultivar Pink pepper isolate KNU-18-1 chromosome 1, ASM2916894v1, whole genome shotgun sequence contains the following coding sequences:
- the LOC133031642 gene encoding uncharacterized protein LOC133031642 isoform X3: protein MATSGKFDISGSPDRPLYIGGQRGSHIAPSLDKSGSFRESVDNPILSSLPNMSRSASVAHENLLDFFRCIRFDAKVVAAEHKSLRQGDFKRHINVAFGVSPDESPSGSTKGKMLPSPSPEEIKRLKSSLRESNVKARDRVKIFNEALSVFNKFFPNVPSKKRSRSEGFPSDRSGAVLSNDRSGLGTSMGKIGIQNHSIPGSFELEQHKSEERTKTALPNKRTRTSFADAKMDGRSNTLLRPSGVVDRDREMLRLANSGAVQGEDRTLSIGVDGWDKSKMKKKRSGIKPDVSPSTVSTKPNDGYRETKQGMQQRPITDARSRPGLNSGVVGVGKSDVMSQQTGLGIRSSLPRTDPDNSSLINDKRDRHIGSDKERVNLRAVNKANVRDDLNSASPLSNAKVNATVRAPRSNTGVVPKLSPVVHRATASNDWEISHCTNKPPSGVGANRKRTASTRSSSPPVHWAGQRPQKISRTARRSNFVPIVSTNDETPAMDSPSDVSNDHGLGYAKRMPGSSPQQVKLKCEPLLSAALSESEESGAAEIKSRDKGKKCDDLDEKAAQNIQKVSPLVLSSRKNRPVTGEDLGDGVRRQGRTGRGFASTRSLMPMGVEKIGNVGTAKQLRSARLGIEKTESKPGRPPTRKPSERKTYTRQKNTVNVAADFLVGSDDGQEELLAAANAAVNPGRACSSPFWKQMEPFFGFISDADITYLKQQGNIESTAQTATQAPSSVDACNNVPNGFGLTESESRNDEFLSEQLISGTGDHTEIPLCQRLIAALISEEDYSTGNEDLKVDEYQPELDLDGELGSNSLDHQSLLNFQFAGKAAFNGYRINVQSEHNELETDMADIPHKTMNSNLSHSLNGLLPDQAMIANRPCSEFQYGIMPLNEKLLLEIQSIGIFPESGPGISHISDEEISQEISKFEEKYHEQALKRKDLMDSLLKSASITKDHQEKEFEQCALEKLVTMAYEKYTACWGPNTSGKSSSNKMAKQAALAFVKRTLEQCHKYEETGKSCFSEPLFKDIFLSGSNINYARQADSATEGESSKGYASIRHLEGRVSASMGSHQSPSQFNQNVDNHDISSDVNHLSEQTIGKEDMWSNRVKKRELSLDDLGNTIGTSITPVMGTSLSSSAKGKRSERDRDGKGHNREVLSRNGNAKIGRPLSNAKGERKSKTKPKQKMTQLSVSVNGLLGRTSEQVKSAMPSMSRSNEMTRTNNAKEKNDFGLDVLDEHEPLDLSHLQIPGMDVLGVPDDLDGQGQDLGTWLNIDDDGLQDHDFMGGLEIPMDDLSELNMMV, encoded by the exons ATGGCAACATCTGGCAAGTTTGACATCTCTGGTAGCCCAGATAGACCTTTATATATCGGTGGGCAGCGTGGATCCCACATAGCACCTTCATTGGACAAATCGGGTAGCTTTCGTGAGAGCGTAGATAATCCAATTTTGTCTTCACTTCCGAACATGTCAAGAAGCGCCTCAGTAGCACATGAAAATTTGCTGGATTTCTTTCGTTGCATACGGTTCGATGCAAAGGTTGTGGCTGCAGAGCATAAATCTCTCCGTCAAGGGGACTTTAAACGACATATAAATGTTGCTTTTGGAGTTTCACCAGATGAATCTCCATCTGGTTCTACAAAAGGAAAGATGCTTCCATCTCCATCACCAGAAGAAATCAAACGACTTAAGAGTAGTTTGCGTGAAAGCAATGTCAAGGCCAG GGATCGAGTGAAAATTTTCAACGAAGCTTTATCAGTATTCAATAAATTTTTCCCAAATGTACCATCTAAAAAGAGATCCCGATCAGAAGGTTTTCCTAGTGATCGGTCTGGTGCAGTGTTGTCAAATGACCGGTCAGGTTTAGGGACAAGCATGGGTAAGATAGGAATTCAAAACCATTCCATTCCAGGTAGTTTTGAACTTGAGCAGCATAAGTCAGAAGAAAGGACCAAAACTGCTCTTCCAAACAAACGCACCCGGACTTCTTTTGCAGATGCTAAG ATGGATGGGCGGAGTAACACTCTGCTCAGGCCGTCTGGTGTTGTAGATAGGGATAGAGAAATGTTGAGGCTTGCAAATAGTGGTGCAGTACAGGGTGAAGATAGGACCTTATCTATTGGAGTTGATGGCTGGGACAAatcaaaaatgaagaagaagcgTTCTGGGATAAAACCAGATGTTTCTCCTAGTACTGTATCAACTAAACCGAATGATGGCTACCGGGAAACCAAACAAGGAATGCAACAAAGACCAATTACTGATGCTCGATCAAG GCCAGGATTAAACAGTGGTGTTGTTGGAGTTGGAAAATCAGATGTAATGTCACAACAGACTGGCTTGGGCATCCGTTCATCCCTCCCTAGGACCGATCCAGATAACAGTTCTCTTATCAATGATAAGAGAGATCGTCATATTGGTTCAGATAAGGAAAGGGTGAACCTTAGAGCTGTTAATAA GGCAAATGTTCGTGATGATTTAAATTCAGCTAGTCCTCTTTCAAATGCAAAAGTAAATGCAACTGTTCGGGCTCCACGATCAAATACAGGAGTTGTGCCTAAGTTATCTCCTGTTGTTCATAGAGCAACTGCTTCCAATGACTGGGAAATTTCTCATTGTACAAACAAACCCCCTTCTGGTGTTGGTGCTAATCGAAAACGGACGGCATCCACAAGATCTTCCTCTCCACCTGTCCATTGGGCAGGCCAAAGACCACAAAAGATCTCTCGTACTGCAAGACGATCAAATTTTGTTCCTATCGTTTCAACTAATGATGAAACTCCTGCCATGGATAGCCCATCTGATGTTAGTAATGACCATGGTTTGGGATATGCAAAACGCATGCCGGGCAGTTCTCCTCAGCAGGTTAAGTTAAAATGTGAACCACTGTTGTCAGCTGCCTTATCGGAAAGTGAGGAGTCAGGGGCTGCTGAAATAAAGTCTAGAGACAAAGGAAAAAAATGTGATGATTTAGATGAGAAAGCTGCACAGAATATCCAAAAAGTGTCACCCTTGGTGTTGTCATCAAGAAAGAATAGACCTGTTACTGGGGAAGACCTTGGGGATGGTGTTCGGAGGCAGGGGAGGACTGGGCGAGGATTTGCTTCAACGAGGTCACTTATGCCAATGGGAGTAGAGAAGATAGGCAATGTGGGAACAGCAAAACAGCTTAGAAGTGCCAGACTTGGTATAGAGAAGACAGAAAG TAAACCGGGTCGTCCACCAACTAGAAAACCTTCCGAACGCAAAACCTATACACGCCAAAAGAATACAGTTAATGTAGCTGCAGATTTTCTTG TTGGGTCAGACGATGGACAGGAAGAGCTTTTGGCTGCTGCAAATGCTGCCGTTAATCCTG GCCGTGCCTGTTCCAGCCCATTTTGGAAGCAGATGGAGCctttttttggttttatttcTGATGCAGACATTACTTACTTGAAGCAACAG GGAAACATTGAATCAACTGCACAGACTGCTACCCAAGCTCCCTCAAGCGTAGATGCTTGCAATAATGTGCCTAATGGATTTGGGTTAACTGAATCTGAATCAAGGAATGATGAATTCCTTTCAGAACAATTAATATCAGGAACAGGAGATCATACTGAAATTCCCCTTTGTCAAAGACTCATAGCCGCACTGATTTCAGAGGAGGATTATAGCACTGGCAATGAAGATCTGAAAGTTGATGAATATCAACCTGAACTTGATCTGGATGGAGAGTTAGGATCAAATAGTTTGGATCACCAATCATTACTTAACTTTCAGTTTGCTGGGAAGGCTGCATTTAATGGTTATAGGATAAATGTGCAATCAGAACACAATGAGCTGGAAACTGATATGGCTGACATTCCACACAAGACAATGAACTCGAACTTGAGTCATTCATTAAATGGCTTACTACCTGACCAAGCGATGATAGCTAACAGACCCTGCTCAGAATTTCAATATGGAATTATGCCTTTGAATGAGAAACTTCTCTTGGAGATTCAAAGCATTGGAATTTTTCCAGAATCAGGG CCTGGCATATCACATATAAGTGATGAAGAAATCAGTCAGGAGATAAGTAAATTTGAGGAGAAGTATCATGAACAG GCCCTTAAAAGGAAAGACTTGATGGATTCGCTGTTGAAGTCTGCCTCAATAACAAAAGACCATCAAGAGAA GGAGTTTGAACAATGCGCTCTTGAGAAACTTGTCACAATGGCCTATGAAAAGTATACG GCTTGTTGGGGTCCGAATACTAGCGGGAAGAGTTCAAGTAATAAAATGGCCAAGCAAGCTGCTTTAGCATTTGTTAAGAGGACATTAGAACAATGTCATAAGTATGAAGAGACAGGAAAGAGCTGCTTTAGTGAACCCTTATTTAAGGATATCTTTCTTTCGGGGTCTAACATCAATTATGCTCGACAAGCTGATTCTGCAACAGAGGGTGAATCAAGCAAAGGATATGCTTCCATCCGGCATTTGGAAGGCAGAGTTTCAg CTTCCATGGGTTCACATCAGAGCCCGTCACAGTTCAATCAGAATGTTGATAACCACGATATTTCTTCAGATGTAAATCACTTATCTGAACAAACTATAGGGAAAGAAGATATGTGGTCAAACAGGGTGAAAAAGCGGGAATTATCACTAGATGATCTTGGAAATACAATTGGCACTTCAATTACTCCAGTCATGGGAACATCTCTATCAAGCAGTGCTAAAGGAAAAAGGAGTGAGAGGGATAGAGATGGAAAAGGGCACAATAGAGAGGTGTTATCTAGAAATGGAAATGCCAAAATAGGGCGTCCTTTATCGAATGCTAAGGGTGAAAGAAAATCTAAAACAAAGCCTAAGCAGAAAATGACTCAGCTATCTGTTTCAGTAAATGGCCTCCTTGGCAGGACATCTGAGCAAGTCAAATCAGCAATGCCTTCTATGTCAAGGTCAAACGAAATGACTAGGACCAACAATGCCAAGGAAAAGAATGACTTTGGCTTAGATGTATTGGATGAACATGAGCCTCTTGACTTGTCTCACCTTCAAATACCAGGAATGGATGTACTGGGTGTACCTGATGATCTTGATGGTCAAGGGCAGGATTTGGGTACATGGTTGAACATTGATGATGATGGTTTACAAGATCATGACTTTATGGGCGGCCTTGAAATTCCAATGGATGACCTCTCAGAATTAAATATGATGGTTTGA
- the LOC133031642 gene encoding uncharacterized protein LOC133031642 isoform X1 translates to MATSGKFDISGSPDRPLYIGGQRGSHIAPSLDKSGSFRESVDNPILSSLPNMSRSASVAHENLLDFFRCIRFDAKVVAAEHKSLRQGDFKRHINVAFGVSPDESPSGSTKGKMLPSPSPEEIKRLKSSLRESNVKARDRVKIFNEALSVFNKFFPNVPSKKRSRSEGFPSDRSGAVLSNDRSGLGTSMGKIGIQNHSIPGSFELEQHKSEERTKTALPNKRTRTSFADAKMDGRSNTLLRPSGVVDRDREMLRLANSGAVQGEDRTLSIGVDGWDKSKMKKKRSGIKPDVSPSTVSTKPNDGYRETKQGMQQRPITDARSRLNIESHGFRPGLNSGVVGVGKSDVMSQQTGLGIRSSLPRTDPDNSSLINDKRDRHIGSDKERVNLRAVNKANVRDDLNSASPLSNAKVNATVRAPRSNTGVVPKLSPVVHRATASNDWEISHCTNKPPSGVGANRKRTASTRSSSPPVHWAGQRPQKISRTARRSNFVPIVSTNDETPAMDSPSDVSNDHGLGYAKRMPGSSPQQVKLKCEPLLSAALSESEESGAAEIKSRDKGKKCDDLDEKAAQNIQKVSPLVLSSRKNRPVTGEDLGDGVRRQGRTGRGFASTRSLMPMGVEKIGNVGTAKQLRSARLGIEKTESKPGRPPTRKPSERKTYTRQKNTVNVAADFLVGSDDGQEELLAAANAAVNPGRACSSPFWKQMEPFFGFISDADITYLKQQGNIESTAQTATQAPSSVDACNNVPNGFGLTESESRNDEFLSEQLISGTGDHTEIPLCQRLIAALISEEDYSTGNEDLKVDEYQPELDLDGELGSNSLDHQSLLNFQFAGKAAFNGYRINVQSEHNELETDMADIPHKTMNSNLSHSLNGLLPDQAMIANRPCSEFQYGIMPLNEKLLLEIQSIGIFPESGPGISHISDEEISQEISKFEEKYHEQALKRKDLMDSLLKSASITKDHQEKEFEQCALEKLVTMAYEKYTACWGPNTSGKSSSNKMAKQAALAFVKRTLEQCHKYEETGKSCFSEPLFKDIFLSGSNINYARQADSATEGESSKGYASIRHLEGRVSASMGSHQSPSQFNQNVDNHDISSDVNHLSEQTIGKEDMWSNRVKKRELSLDDLGNTIGTSITPVMGTSLSSSAKGKRSERDRDGKGHNREVLSRNGNAKIGRPLSNAKGERKSKTKPKQKMTQLSVSVNGLLGRTSEQVKSAMPSMSRSNEMTRTNNAKEKNDFGLDVLDEHEPLDLSHLQIPGMDVLGVPDDLDGQGQDLGTWLNIDDDGLQDHDFMGGLEIPMDDLSELNMMV, encoded by the exons ATGGCAACATCTGGCAAGTTTGACATCTCTGGTAGCCCAGATAGACCTTTATATATCGGTGGGCAGCGTGGATCCCACATAGCACCTTCATTGGACAAATCGGGTAGCTTTCGTGAGAGCGTAGATAATCCAATTTTGTCTTCACTTCCGAACATGTCAAGAAGCGCCTCAGTAGCACATGAAAATTTGCTGGATTTCTTTCGTTGCATACGGTTCGATGCAAAGGTTGTGGCTGCAGAGCATAAATCTCTCCGTCAAGGGGACTTTAAACGACATATAAATGTTGCTTTTGGAGTTTCACCAGATGAATCTCCATCTGGTTCTACAAAAGGAAAGATGCTTCCATCTCCATCACCAGAAGAAATCAAACGACTTAAGAGTAGTTTGCGTGAAAGCAATGTCAAGGCCAG GGATCGAGTGAAAATTTTCAACGAAGCTTTATCAGTATTCAATAAATTTTTCCCAAATGTACCATCTAAAAAGAGATCCCGATCAGAAGGTTTTCCTAGTGATCGGTCTGGTGCAGTGTTGTCAAATGACCGGTCAGGTTTAGGGACAAGCATGGGTAAGATAGGAATTCAAAACCATTCCATTCCAGGTAGTTTTGAACTTGAGCAGCATAAGTCAGAAGAAAGGACCAAAACTGCTCTTCCAAACAAACGCACCCGGACTTCTTTTGCAGATGCTAAG ATGGATGGGCGGAGTAACACTCTGCTCAGGCCGTCTGGTGTTGTAGATAGGGATAGAGAAATGTTGAGGCTTGCAAATAGTGGTGCAGTACAGGGTGAAGATAGGACCTTATCTATTGGAGTTGATGGCTGGGACAAatcaaaaatgaagaagaagcgTTCTGGGATAAAACCAGATGTTTCTCCTAGTACTGTATCAACTAAACCGAATGATGGCTACCGGGAAACCAAACAAGGAATGCAACAAAGACCAATTACTGATGCTCGATCAAGGTTAAATATCGAATCACATGGCTTTAG GCCAGGATTAAACAGTGGTGTTGTTGGAGTTGGAAAATCAGATGTAATGTCACAACAGACTGGCTTGGGCATCCGTTCATCCCTCCCTAGGACCGATCCAGATAACAGTTCTCTTATCAATGATAAGAGAGATCGTCATATTGGTTCAGATAAGGAAAGGGTGAACCTTAGAGCTGTTAATAA GGCAAATGTTCGTGATGATTTAAATTCAGCTAGTCCTCTTTCAAATGCAAAAGTAAATGCAACTGTTCGGGCTCCACGATCAAATACAGGAGTTGTGCCTAAGTTATCTCCTGTTGTTCATAGAGCAACTGCTTCCAATGACTGGGAAATTTCTCATTGTACAAACAAACCCCCTTCTGGTGTTGGTGCTAATCGAAAACGGACGGCATCCACAAGATCTTCCTCTCCACCTGTCCATTGGGCAGGCCAAAGACCACAAAAGATCTCTCGTACTGCAAGACGATCAAATTTTGTTCCTATCGTTTCAACTAATGATGAAACTCCTGCCATGGATAGCCCATCTGATGTTAGTAATGACCATGGTTTGGGATATGCAAAACGCATGCCGGGCAGTTCTCCTCAGCAGGTTAAGTTAAAATGTGAACCACTGTTGTCAGCTGCCTTATCGGAAAGTGAGGAGTCAGGGGCTGCTGAAATAAAGTCTAGAGACAAAGGAAAAAAATGTGATGATTTAGATGAGAAAGCTGCACAGAATATCCAAAAAGTGTCACCCTTGGTGTTGTCATCAAGAAAGAATAGACCTGTTACTGGGGAAGACCTTGGGGATGGTGTTCGGAGGCAGGGGAGGACTGGGCGAGGATTTGCTTCAACGAGGTCACTTATGCCAATGGGAGTAGAGAAGATAGGCAATGTGGGAACAGCAAAACAGCTTAGAAGTGCCAGACTTGGTATAGAGAAGACAGAAAG TAAACCGGGTCGTCCACCAACTAGAAAACCTTCCGAACGCAAAACCTATACACGCCAAAAGAATACAGTTAATGTAGCTGCAGATTTTCTTG TTGGGTCAGACGATGGACAGGAAGAGCTTTTGGCTGCTGCAAATGCTGCCGTTAATCCTG GCCGTGCCTGTTCCAGCCCATTTTGGAAGCAGATGGAGCctttttttggttttatttcTGATGCAGACATTACTTACTTGAAGCAACAG GGAAACATTGAATCAACTGCACAGACTGCTACCCAAGCTCCCTCAAGCGTAGATGCTTGCAATAATGTGCCTAATGGATTTGGGTTAACTGAATCTGAATCAAGGAATGATGAATTCCTTTCAGAACAATTAATATCAGGAACAGGAGATCATACTGAAATTCCCCTTTGTCAAAGACTCATAGCCGCACTGATTTCAGAGGAGGATTATAGCACTGGCAATGAAGATCTGAAAGTTGATGAATATCAACCTGAACTTGATCTGGATGGAGAGTTAGGATCAAATAGTTTGGATCACCAATCATTACTTAACTTTCAGTTTGCTGGGAAGGCTGCATTTAATGGTTATAGGATAAATGTGCAATCAGAACACAATGAGCTGGAAACTGATATGGCTGACATTCCACACAAGACAATGAACTCGAACTTGAGTCATTCATTAAATGGCTTACTACCTGACCAAGCGATGATAGCTAACAGACCCTGCTCAGAATTTCAATATGGAATTATGCCTTTGAATGAGAAACTTCTCTTGGAGATTCAAAGCATTGGAATTTTTCCAGAATCAGGG CCTGGCATATCACATATAAGTGATGAAGAAATCAGTCAGGAGATAAGTAAATTTGAGGAGAAGTATCATGAACAG GCCCTTAAAAGGAAAGACTTGATGGATTCGCTGTTGAAGTCTGCCTCAATAACAAAAGACCATCAAGAGAA GGAGTTTGAACAATGCGCTCTTGAGAAACTTGTCACAATGGCCTATGAAAAGTATACG GCTTGTTGGGGTCCGAATACTAGCGGGAAGAGTTCAAGTAATAAAATGGCCAAGCAAGCTGCTTTAGCATTTGTTAAGAGGACATTAGAACAATGTCATAAGTATGAAGAGACAGGAAAGAGCTGCTTTAGTGAACCCTTATTTAAGGATATCTTTCTTTCGGGGTCTAACATCAATTATGCTCGACAAGCTGATTCTGCAACAGAGGGTGAATCAAGCAAAGGATATGCTTCCATCCGGCATTTGGAAGGCAGAGTTTCAg CTTCCATGGGTTCACATCAGAGCCCGTCACAGTTCAATCAGAATGTTGATAACCACGATATTTCTTCAGATGTAAATCACTTATCTGAACAAACTATAGGGAAAGAAGATATGTGGTCAAACAGGGTGAAAAAGCGGGAATTATCACTAGATGATCTTGGAAATACAATTGGCACTTCAATTACTCCAGTCATGGGAACATCTCTATCAAGCAGTGCTAAAGGAAAAAGGAGTGAGAGGGATAGAGATGGAAAAGGGCACAATAGAGAGGTGTTATCTAGAAATGGAAATGCCAAAATAGGGCGTCCTTTATCGAATGCTAAGGGTGAAAGAAAATCTAAAACAAAGCCTAAGCAGAAAATGACTCAGCTATCTGTTTCAGTAAATGGCCTCCTTGGCAGGACATCTGAGCAAGTCAAATCAGCAATGCCTTCTATGTCAAGGTCAAACGAAATGACTAGGACCAACAATGCCAAGGAAAAGAATGACTTTGGCTTAGATGTATTGGATGAACATGAGCCTCTTGACTTGTCTCACCTTCAAATACCAGGAATGGATGTACTGGGTGTACCTGATGATCTTGATGGTCAAGGGCAGGATTTGGGTACATGGTTGAACATTGATGATGATGGTTTACAAGATCATGACTTTATGGGCGGCCTTGAAATTCCAATGGATGACCTCTCAGAATTAAATATGATGGTTTGA